The window CGCCCTGTCAGCCAGCCAAATCCAGCGGCGATGATCGCCAGAATGGCGACCGTGCGCAGGAGACCATTGCTGAGAAGGTTCAGCACGGACTGGCCGAAACTTTCGAGGTTCGTTTGCGCCAGCGCCGGTTCTGCCGACAGAAGCGATGCCAATGCCACCAGGCCGATCATCGATAGGAAGCGCGCCAGTCTGCGGTGGCGTGCCGACATAGCATCGATGCGAGCAGCGACGCGCGATCGGAATGGAAGCGTCGGCACGCCGAGCGACACAAGGTTCATCGGTTGTCTCCTTCTCCGGCGAGCCTCGCTCGCTCAAATTCCGCCTTCGCGAACACGTCCCACGATGGCGGCGGGGGGGTGGGGATGGCTTGCGCCTGTCCCGTGTCGGACGCGTTTTCCTCGACCAGTGCGGCCAGCATCGTCGCCGGGGCCAAAGTAGCAGTGTCAGGGGCACTGGAAACGGTAATAGGGTGGGCTGCGACGGGCATGGCCGTGTCGGCGATGCCGGCGTTGCCGACCACGCGGCCGACATAGCCATTGGCAAAGCCACGCGATTTCGAGCCTGTGTTGTACATGGAAAGCGCTATGCGCAGCGCCCGTTGCGGGTGATGAGCAGCCCTGACTTGTCGGTAATTGCCAGCGAGCACTGCGCCGGCAGCTGCGAGATTAGTGCAGGGTTCGAAGACAGTATCCCATGTGAGGCCAAGGGCCTTCATGTTTCGGGAATTAATCTGCCCAAGCCCCAAGTCGACCGAATAGCCTTTGGCGACATAGGCACGCGATACTGCGATTGCCTGCGGCAACGTGGTTGGCTGGGAAACCTTGCGCGCCAATCCGTTGACGTTGATCGCCAGTTCATAGCCCTGGCTTTCGGTCTGGACGATCGCCGCAATCGTCTCCGGAGCTACATCAGGCGCGCATTGCGCGGCGAGACCCAGAATTGCTGCGGCGGAGAGCGTCACATCACCTCTCCTGCCGTGTCGAAACGTCAGGAGAGATGCATAGCCGCCTTGCTCCAATGACGCCGGAAGCGAGGAGAAATTCGGCTGAATTTGCCGGATGAGCTGCACTCGACGCGAGATATGGCGCGATGCACAACACGGATGAACACAAGCGATTTGCCATGTTTTCACTCCATTTGTGAAAACAGGCTATGTTAAGAAATCAGCCTTGGCCACCCCGAAAGCGACAAAGGTTCATTCTGGAGGCATCAATCCATCCCGCTAAAATGTCGCCTCGTCCTTCATTCCGGGATAGGGGTGCAAACTTATTACGCCTTCGTACCCGTAGCCCATAATGATATGTCGGATCGCGGAAGAAGCGCGTTTATACAATCGGATGCGCTTTTTATCGTATAATCCGACATGGAACAGCGCGGTGCCGCGCCAGCTCACGCGGATATTTATGTGCCACTTGCCGGAGTCATGCTGGCAGACGTGAACATCTGTGATCGTCCCGCCTGGAGGGCGCTGCGTCGTGAGTTCCCGTTCAAGAAGTAGCTCTAATTCCATTGCTATCCTACAAGCGATTTAACGTGTTTTCGCTGGTGTCACATATCGCCCTGCGATACCGTGATCCCGCACTTCAACGGAGGTCTCTTAAATGGCCCGACGGCATACCGCCACGATTGAGGATCAGGCAGATCGAATTGTCCGGCAGCTTGGTGGTCGGTGGACCGGCGATTTTGCGATGTGCAAATGTCCAGCCCATGCCGATGGGAAGGCAAGCCTTTCTATCCGCGTTGGTGATCGCGCCGTGCTGTTCCATTGCTTCGCCGGATGCACGGCAGAGGCGATCATGGCGGCTCTGCGGTCGGGCAAGATCCTTGCCCCGCCCAATCATGATCCGGGCCAGCGCCAAGAGGGCAAGGCCGATCTCAACAAGGTCGCTCTGTCCGTCTGGCGCCATGCCGATCCCTTTCCCGGCAGCTTGGCCGATCGGTATCTGCGGACACGGGCAATCGTGCCGCACGGGATCAACGCGCGTTTCGATCCGCGTTGTCAGTGCGGCGCAGGGGCCGCCAAGGCGTTCGCCCCGGCGCTGATCGTGCCGATCGAAGAAGACGCCGGCGTCGTCGCGATCCACCGCACCTTCCTGACCCCAGATGGGCGCTGGAAAGCCGAAATGGAGGAACCCAAGCGGATGCTGGGCAATCCTGGCGTCGGTGCGGTGCGCTGGGGTGGCATCCCTGCCGACGGCGTGCTGCGCCTTGCTGAAGGGGTGGAGGATGCGGCCAGCGTCATGAACCTGCTCGAACCCGGTCACTTCGTATGGCCGGTGCTCGGGATCGAGCGGTATCAGGGCATCGCCATTCCCGAGAGCGTTCATACGGTCATTCTCTACAGCCAGCATGGCATTGAGGCTGCGCGCGCGGTGGAACGGGCTACGCCTCACCTCACCGGGAATGGCCGCCGGCTGCACACCAAATTGCCGCCGCATAGCGGTGACTGGAATGACCTTCTGCGCGAGATTCGTGCGACATGAAGCTGTTTCCCGGTGTTCCGCCCTTCCAGCGGTGGATGATGGCTACGACCTTTGTGGTGGTGGCAGTCTATTCCATCTCGCAGAACAAAAGCTCACTCGTCGAAGCGGCACAGACCAAACTCTCATCGCCCTCCCCACGGATTATCGATGGCGACACCGTGGATTTTCCCAACGGTCGGGTGCGCGTCGTCGGCATCGATGCTCCAGACGATGATCGTCCTCAACTCAAGGTATTGGCGAGCGAGGCGTTGCGCGGGTTGGCCGCCCGCGACGGCGGATTGACCTGCTCAGTTTCGTTGTTCGATTATGCCCTGCGTCGCGAAGAGCAATGCCGCTCGTCCCCGAAGAGCTATGGGCGCCTGAACCTGTCATGCCGTTTCATCCGCAACAATGCCAGTGTGGGTGCGACAATGGTCGCACAGGGTTATGCGGTCGATTATCGCGCTTATTCCGGCGGAGCATATATGGATTTGATGCGCGACGCAGCGGAGCGCCGCGCTGGTTTGTGGGGCATCGACTATAACAGGATGAGAGAGCTGGCTATCCAGCGCGCGCGGCTTCCTGCCGGTTGTTCGAAATAAGTGCCACCCCATTCGGAGGTGGCACTTGAGTTCAGAATTCCAGACCAGCAGTAATGCCATACGTCCTTGGCGGAGCGTAGGTTGCTAGGATCAGTCGGCTTGTGGCGATGACGTAATTGGTGGAGTAGAAAGTCTTATCGAATATGTTCTTTGCCCATAGCGAGACGCTGATGTTACTCGGCATCCGATAGGTGACGGATCCATTCACCACCGTCCGTCCGCTTTGGGATGCACGTTCGTCATTGAACGGCGTGAAGTAGATCTTCGACTTGTAATCAACGTCGGCCGAAAGGGTGATATCTCCCCCTGACGGAAGATCAGTCACATAGTTCCCGCGAAGGTTCATGGTCCATTCGGGGGCCTGCACGAGCCTATTGCCTTTCAGCGATCGCACCGGCGACGGCGGCGTTTGATCGAGTTCGAGTGGATTGGACGATGAGTAATCATCGAATTTCGCATCCAGGTAGCCGCCTGCGGCGGTCAGCGACAGGCCCTTGGCAGGCCGTAGCGTTGTCTCCAGCTCGATACCCCACGTTTTTGCTGAGGCTGCATTTTCGAAGATCGTGTTGATCGACGTGCCTGAGGCTGATGGGACCGACTTACCAACTTGAAGGTCGGTGAACGTCGATCGGAACCCCGTCAGGTTGAAGGTCAGCATGTTCCCAAGAAGCGTGGTTTTCAAACCACCTTCCCAGTTCTCGACCGTTTCGGGACGAAGGATGGGATTGAGCTGCCCCGCAAGGATAATGCCGCTCTTGAAGCCTTTCGAATAGGTGCCGAAGGCAAGCACCCCTCGAACGGGGCGCCATTCAATGGAAAGGCGGGGAGAGAAATTGTCAAAGCTGCCGCCCGGGCTGCTGAGGAATGTCCCGCCTGGGTTGATTGTCGTCGAGTTCCCGGTCCTCTTTTCATGGGTATAGCGGGCGCCCGCCGTGAGGCTGAGCTGATCCGTCAATTCATAGGTGGCTTGCCCGAAGACGGCCGCACTGCGGATATTTACGTCTCCCATGAAACGGACGCGCACGCTCTGCTGTGCCGGTGCAACATCGATGCCGGGATTCAGGCCGATCTGGTTGTCGCCGAAAAGATATTCGTCGAAATAAAAGGCCGAGACGAGTGCATTCAGTCGCTCAGTCGAAAGCGATAGCTGCAATTCCTGAGAAAATTGATGTCCGCGCGAGTAATTGTTCTGGCGCGTTGGGTTTTGCACCGCTGAGGCATCGAGATCCTGGAGCGGGTTGTTGTAGAATTTCCGGTAGTTGGTGATGGACTTGAGCGAAAGCAATTCGTTCAGCTCTGCGTCGAAAGTGCCCGTAACAGACCAGGTCTGTCGTTTGTTTCGGATCGGGCCTTCCGAAGCTATGTCCCGGATGTCAGTCGCATAGCCGCCTTGTCCAAGGCCATAAAGCGGACTGCCGACTGGCTGACTAGGGAATGACACTTCCTTGAAATGCAGGCCGTAGGCAGCGTCATCCTCATGGTGAAGCTCGCCGCTGAGCAGGAAGGATACGTCCGGTCCGAGGTCAAAATTCACTAGCGCGCGAATTGAGCGCTTGTTGGCGTCGTCGATGTCAGTGCCGATACGCGGATTTCGACCAAAGCCCGAGCGGTCCTCCGTGCGAATGGCCAATCGCGCCTGAACGCCGTTAGTAATCGGGCCGCCGACCGCTGCCTCGCCAACAATCTGGTCATAATTGCCATACGTCATGCGTATGTAGCCATTAAGGTCGTTGGTAGGCTTGCGCGTGATGAGGTTGATGACGCCGCCGGTTGAATTTCGACCGTAGAGCGTACCTTGCGGGCCACGCAGAACCTCGACGCGCTCCAGGTCGAAAAATGATCCGAGCTGGTTGATCGACTGCGAGATGACCGCGCCGTCGACATGCATTGCAACCGACGGGTCTGCTCCAACGAAAACGTTATCGAGACCAACGCCCCGGATGAAAATCTGGGCAATGCCGAACTGCGTCCCGACTGACACATTGGGTACGATCGAGCCAAGTCCGGACACATCGTTGGTGCCGCTCGGGCCGATAAGATCGCCTCCAATGGCTGACACCGCTATCGGCACATCCTGAAGGCCCTGGGCACGCTTTTGCGCGGTGACGATGATGTCGCCAGCCTCCGCCTCCGGCATGGTGTTTTGTTGTGTGACCGCTTTGTCCTGTGCGTAAACAGGTGCTGCGATTGAAATACCCGCAGCGCACAGCATGGCGCTTGCCAGCCTCTTGCCCATAGATCCTCCCCGTTGTCGGTTTGTGGCGGGCGATACCTGCCACTCCGGCGTCGGAATTATTTCCTTTGCGCCGGTTTGCTTACGGTGGAGGCAATTACGCCAATCAACTAGAACGATAATATGGATAACATGAATCTATGAAACTTATGAGTTAGAGCGGCAGACGGTCGGCGTTTATAAACTGTTCTTCCGATACCATTGTTCTACCCAATTTCGGATTCAGAAGAGGGATCACGTCCGAGAAAGAGTTCCGAAATCAACGCGCGCAGCCACAATATTGCCGGGTCGTGGTGGACCCGCCGATGCCAAAATTGCTGTAGCTCGATCGGAGGAATGGCCAGTGGCGGCGGTATTTGCCGGAGACCCGCAAGTTCGGCGTAGGTTGTGCCTACCGCTTTGGGTACGGTTGTAATCAAGTCCGATTTTGCGATCAGGAGCGGCGTGCTCACGAAATGGGGGGACTGGAGCTGAATGTGGCGGGACAGTCCCTGTTGCGATAAGGTGCGCTCGAACAATTCCTGACTTCTGCCTTCCTGAGAGACGACCACGTGACCCAGGTTCAAAAACTGGTCGAGTGTAATCGTTGACCCGACTGTGGGATGGCCTGCCCTCACGAGGCAGACGAATGGATGTTCGAACAGCTTCTGCTTGTAGAATGCGGCGCCATCCAGGTCCGGAAAATATCCCAATGCCAAATCCACGATGCCTTCGGCCATGGCCCGCTCAAGATCTTCGGGCCTCATCGAATAGCAGCGGATGGTAGCCCCCGGTGCCCTTTGGGCCAGTGCTTGCATCAACTTAGGTATGAAGACCAACTCGCCGATGTCCGAAGTGGTAATTGCGAACCGTCGCTCGCTTCGGGCCGGATCGAACGATGGTGTTCGCAACAATTCCGTATCGACGGTGGCCAGGATCCGGCGAACAGGGTCACGCAAGCGTTCCCCGGTGGGCGTTGGCTGCATCCGGTTGCCCTGGCGGACCAGAAGTTCGTCATTAAAGAATGTGCGCAGCTTCGACAATGCAAAGCTCACATTTGGTTGGCT of the Sphingobium sp. WTD-1 genome contains:
- a CDS encoding thermonuclease family protein, which encodes MKLFPGVPPFQRWMMATTFVVVAVYSISQNKSSLVEAAQTKLSSPSPRIIDGDTVDFPNGRVRVVGIDAPDDDRPQLKVLASEALRGLAARDGGLTCSVSLFDYALRREEQCRSSPKSYGRLNLSCRFIRNNASVGATMVAQGYAVDYRAYSGGAYMDLMRDAAERRAGLWGIDYNRMRELAIQRARLPAGCSK
- a CDS encoding LysR family transcriptional regulator, which translates into the protein MDYRALDLNLLVVLDALLEERGVNATARRLKVSQPNVSFALSKLRTFFNDELLVRQGNRMQPTPTGERLRDPVRRILATVDTELLRTPSFDPARSERRFAITTSDIGELVFIPKLMQALAQRAPGATIRCYSMRPEDLERAMAEGIVDLALGYFPDLDGAAFYKQKLFEHPFVCLVRAGHPTVGSTITLDQFLNLGHVVVSQEGRSQELFERTLSQQGLSRHIQLQSPHFVSTPLLIAKSDLITTVPKAVGTTYAELAGLRQIPPPLAIPPIELQQFWHRRVHHDPAILWLRALISELFLGRDPSSESEIG
- a CDS encoding toprim domain-containing protein; its protein translation is MAALRSGKILAPPNHDPGQRQEGKADLNKVALSVWRHADPFPGSLADRYLRTRAIVPHGINARFDPRCQCGAGAAKAFAPALIVPIEEDAGVVAIHRTFLTPDGRWKAEMEEPKRMLGNPGVGAVRWGGIPADGVLRLAEGVEDAASVMNLLEPGHFVWPVLGIERYQGIAIPESVHTVILYSQHGIEAARAVERATPHLTGNGRRLHTKLPPHSGDWNDLLREIRAT
- a CDS encoding TonB-dependent receptor: MGKRLASAMLCAAGISIAAPVYAQDKAVTQQNTMPEAEAGDIIVTAQKRAQGLQDVPIAVSAIGGDLIGPSGTNDVSGLGSIVPNVSVGTQFGIAQIFIRGVGLDNVFVGADPSVAMHVDGAVISQSINQLGSFFDLERVEVLRGPQGTLYGRNSTGGVINLITRKPTNDLNGYIRMTYGNYDQIVGEAAVGGPITNGVQARLAIRTEDRSGFGRNPRIGTDIDDANKRSIRALVNFDLGPDVSFLLSGELHHEDDAAYGLHFKEVSFPSQPVGSPLYGLGQGGYATDIRDIASEGPIRNKRQTWSVTGTFDAELNELLSLKSITNYRKFYNNPLQDLDASAVQNPTRQNNYSRGHQFSQELQLSLSTERLNALVSAFYFDEYLFGDNQIGLNPGIDVAPAQQSVRVRFMGDVNIRSAAVFGQATYELTDQLSLTAGARYTHEKRTGNSTTINPGGTFLSSPGGSFDNFSPRLSIEWRPVRGVLAFGTYSKGFKSGIILAGQLNPILRPETVENWEGGLKTTLLGNMLTFNLTGFRSTFTDLQVGKSVPSASGTSINTIFENAASAKTWGIELETTLRPAKGLSLTAAGGYLDAKFDDYSSSNPLELDQTPPSPVRSLKGNRLVQAPEWTMNLRGNYVTDLPSGGDITLSADVDYKSKIYFTPFNDERASQSGRTVVNGSVTYRMPSNISVSLWAKNIFDKTFYSTNYVIATSRLILATYAPPRTYGITAGLEF
- a CDS encoding TrbC/VirB2 family protein encodes the protein MNLVSLGVPTLPFRSRVAARIDAMSARHRRLARFLSMIGLVALASLLSAEPALAQTNLESFGQSVLNLLSNGLLRTVAILAIIAAGFGWLTGRVNTGALVTVIIGIALIFSAPWIVDQLNAG
- a CDS encoding lytic transglycosylase domain-containing protein — its product is MTLSAAAILGLAAQCAPDVAPETIAAIVQTESQGYELAINVNGLARKVSQPTTLPQAIAVSRAYVAKGYSVDLGLGQINSRNMKALGLTWDTVFEPCTNLAAAGAVLAGNYRQVRAAHHPQRALRIALSMYNTGSKSRGFANGYVGRVVGNAGIADTAMPVAAHPITVSSAPDTATLAPATMLAALVEENASDTGQAQAIPTPPPPSWDVFAKAEFERARLAGEGDNR